A window of the Lactuca sativa cultivar Salinas chromosome 5, Lsat_Salinas_v11, whole genome shotgun sequence genome harbors these coding sequences:
- the LOC111892497 gene encoding pollen receptor-like kinase 3 — protein MSVVCRRRYHCLLFLSLFLFFPPCLSQQPPSIALLHFKNSLSKCDSLTNWKDDGSHPCDPNNVWIGIICSDGQINSINLAGMELQGQPDIGALESIDGLKAISLENNALVGPMPEINRLRFLKAFYGGSNWFSGVIPSDFFQTLGSLKKLWLQRNNFSGQIPISVGELPNLKELHLEYNEFSGPIPAFSDPDILTTIDLSNNRLQGEIPKSLKNFDAKAFDNNADLCGGQLSRDCNAPPNQPGLEDSTETKSSTPWIIMVVVLALLILIIFARVNQVHEDYQNTRPNLGKGGINEAVVNIPPVINRSTSSGKKPQTNMEPPNNNNNSSGASSSATATATVTPAPLTATVTPTPPTTATNITVNPSTNVKETKDPPARTAKKVIPQLPVKPAAGDLVMVNEERGIFGLSDLMKAAAEVLGNGGLGSAYKAVMQNGVSVVVKRVREMNQMTREVFDTEMKKLARLKHQNILTPLAYHFRKEEKLMVSEYVPKGSLLYVLHGDRGISHAELNWANRLKIIKGVARGTGFLHSEFSSYPLPHGNLKSSNVLIGSDFEPLLSDYAFHPMVNETPTAQCMFAFKSPEAMLYQKISPKSDVYCLGIIILEIVTGKYPSQYFNNQKGGTDVVQWVRSALAEKREKSLIDPEISSEGEASVAQMEKLLRVGGACTADEPDERIDLTEAIRRIEKISV, from the exons ATGTCCGTTGTTTGCCGCCGCCGTTACCACTGCCTCCTCTTCCTTTCCCTCTTCCTTTTTTTCCCTCCATGTCTCTCTCAGCAGCCCCCCTCTATTGCCCTCCTCCATTTCAAGAATTCACTTTCCAAATGCGATTCGTTAACCAATTGGAAAGACGATGGATCCCATCCATGCGACCCAAATAACGTGTGGATCGGAATCATCTGTTCCGATGGCCAGATTAACAGCATCAACCTCGCCGGAATGGAACTCCAAGGACAACCCGACATTGGCGCTTTGGAGTCCATTGATGGGCTTAAAGCTATTAGCCTGGAAAACAATGCTCTCGTCGGCCCCATGCCGGAAATCAATCGTCTTCGTTTTTTAAAAGCTTTCTATGGTGGTAGCAATTGGTTTTCCGGCGTCATACCTTCAGACTTTTTCCAGACCTTGGGCTCCTTGAAGAAGCTTTGGTTACAACGTAATAACTTTTCTGGACAGATTCCAATATCGGTTGGAGAGTTGCCaaatctcaaggagctccatttAGAATACAATGAATTTTCAGGACCCATTCCAGCATTTTCAGACCCAGATATCCTAACCACCATTGATTTATCCAACAACAGACTACAAGGAGAAATACCCAAAAGTTTAAAGAACTTTGATGCCAAAGCGTTCGATAACAATGCCGACCTCTGTGGTGGACAACTATCAAGAGACTGCAACGCACCTCCAAATCAACCGGGATTAGAAGACTCAACGGAAACAAAATCATCAACACCATGGATCATTATGGTTGTTGTTTTGGCTTTGTTAATCCTCATCATTTTTGCCAGAGTAAATCAAGTACATGAAGATTATCAAAATACGAGACCTAATTTGGGCAAGGGAGGTATTAATGAAGCTGTTGTCAATATCCCACCCGTCATCAATAGATCCACAAGCTCTGGTAAGAAACCGCAGACTAACATGGAGCCCCCAAACAATAACAATAACAGCAGCGGCGCCAGCAGCAGcgccaccgccaccgccaccgtCACCCCCGCCCCACTCACCGCCACCGTCACCCCCACCCCACCCACCACCGCCACCAACATTACCGTTAACCCTAGCACCAATGTCAAGGAAACCAAAGATCCACCCGCCCGCACAGCCAAAAAAGTAATTCCTCAATTACCAGTGAAACCGGCGGCAGGAGACCTCGTGATGGTGAATGAAGAAAGGGGAATCTTTGGGCTATCAGACTTGATGAAGGCTGCAGCTGAGGTGCTTGGAAATGGCGGATTAGGGTCTGCATACAAGGCGGTGATGCAAAATGGAGTATCCGTCGTGGTGAAAAGGGTGAGAGAGATGAACCAGATGACCAGGGAGGTGTTTGATACAGAGATGAAGAAGCTAGCGAGATTGAAGCACCAAAACATATTGACACCATTGGCATATCATTTCAGGAAAGAAGAGAAACTCATGGTTTCAGAATATGTCCCCAAAGGCAGCCTTCTCTATGTTTTGCATG GAGATCGTGGGATCTCCCATGCGGAGTTAAACTGGGCTAACCGATTAAAGATTATAAAAGGAGTTGCACGAGGAACAGGTTTCCTTCACTCAGAATTTTCATCGTATCCACTGCCTCATGGGAATCTGAAATCGAGCAATGTATTGATCGGATCAGACTTCGAGCCACTTCTAAGTGATTACGCTTTCCATCCAATGGTTAATGAAACGCCGACAGCGCAATGCATGTTTGCTTTTAAATCACCGGAAGCGATGCTTTACCAGAAAATTAGCCCAAAAAGCGACGTGTATTGTCTTGGCATCATCATCCTGGAAATCGTGACAGGGAAATATCCGTCGCAGTATTTCAATAACCAAAAGGGTGGAACGGACGTTGTCCAATGGGTACGATCGGCTCTTGCAGAGAAGAGGGAAAAAAGCTTAATCGACCCGGAGATATCATCGGAAGGGGAGGCGTCGGTTGCGCAAATGGAGAAGCTTCTCCGTGTTGGAGGTGCTTGTACTGCAGATGAGCCAGATGAAAGAATCGACTTAACGGAAGCAATAAGAAGAATTGAAAAGATAAGTGTTTGA